A window of the Brassica oleracea var. oleracea cultivar TO1000 chromosome C1, BOL, whole genome shotgun sequence genome harbors these coding sequences:
- the LOC106300390 gene encoding probable pectinesterase 29 has translation MGTHRLFIAFVTLFCCFCLPHLIEAKRYGLYRQQVFVDQSGNGNFTKIQKAIDSVPANNRNWFFINVAAGLYKEKIKIPYDKPFIVIVGAGKRKTRVEWDDHYSVAQSPTFATIADSTVVKSLTFVNTYNFPNNGKVNKNPRTPAVAALIDGDKCAFYSVGFAGIQDTLWDSDGRHLFHRCTIQGAVDFIFGNGQSIYKKCVIQVLGATLEPGLAGYITAQGRTNPYDANGFVFMDSLVHGTGLAYLGRPWRSYARVIFYNTNLTNVVVPEGWDAWNLVGHESQLTYAEVGCFGSGSSTTRRVSWVKKLNGPMVESLSSLNFINNGGWVQDLPIRI, from the exons ATGGGAACTCATCGACTTTTCATCGCTTTTGTCACTCTTTTTTGTTGTTTCTGTCTACCTCATCTAATCGAAGCTAAACGATACGGACTGTACCGCCAACAAGTGTTCGTGGATCAATCTGGCAATGGAAATTTCACGAAAATACAAAAAGCGATCGATTCGGTTCCAGCCAACAATCGTAATTGGTTCTTCATCAACGTTGCAGCCGGCCTTTACAA GGAGAAAATAAAGATACCATATGATAAACCCTTCATTGTAATAGTGGGGGCTGGAAAGAGGAAAACTAGAGTTGAATGGGACGACCATTACTCAGTTGCACAAAGTCCAACTTTTGCTACTATCGCAGATAGCACCGTTGTTAAGAGCCTCACTTTCGTG AATACGTATAATTTCCCGAATAATGGAAAAGTGAACAAGAATCCTAGGACTCCAGCGGTGGCGGCGTTGATCGACGGTGATAAGTGTGCTTTTTACTCGGTAGGGTTTGCCGGAATTCAAGATACCTTGTGGGATTCGGATGGTCGACACTTGTTTCACCGTTGCACTATCCAAGGCGCCGTTGATTTCATCTTTGGTAACGGCCAATCTATTTACAAG AAATGTGTAATTCAAGTGCTAGGAGCGACACTAGAACCGGGGCTAGCTGGATACATAACGGCTCAAGGACGGACAAACCCGTACGACGCGAACGGGTTCGTGTTCATGGACAGCCTCGTTCACGGAACCGGGTTGGCTTACTTGGGCAGACCGTGGCGTAGTTACGCTCGAGTGATCTTTTACAACACTAACTTGACCAACGTGGTTGTTCCCGAAGGTTGGGACGCATGGAACTTAGTGGGCCACGAATCACAGCTGACGTATGCAGAAGTTGGATGCTTTGGAAGTGGATCTAGTACGACGAGACGTGTGAGCTGGGTTAAGAAGCTGAATGGACCCATGGTTGAAAGTTTGAGTAGTCTCAACTTCATTAACAATGGTGGGTGGGTTCAAGATTTGCCCATTCGTATTTGA